From Aegilops tauschii subsp. strangulata cultivar AL8/78 chromosome 5, Aet v6.0, whole genome shotgun sequence:
TGATCATGCGGTTGCATGCTCTGTGTGTAGTCCACATATGGTGGGTTTGTATCGTTTTTCGCTTGGTTTTTCATTAATTAACTGGGCAATTCTCTTCTTCTTAATTAATcgatgaggcaaatcttttgcctcccttttaaaaaaaatcatcacTTCGAACCACTGGACCTGACACTactttgccccccccccccctcctcatCGACTCCTTCAACCCATAGGTCAGTTCCTGTAGGCAATTTGAAATTGGCTAATTTCAAGCAATTCGTACCAAATAGAGGCTTATGCATGGGTAGGTCAGCGTCCTTGATGAATTTACGATATCACACTCCTTAGCAGTTTGTTCTTAACGTCTTGATTTTGGTTTTAGTGCTAAGAGATTCCTTCCAGGGTTGGGTTTGATGTGGTGCTCTATGGTGTGGCGAGTACATTGATCACGGTGCGCAAGATTGGTTACGGTGTTTTCTCTAAACATACCGCATTTCAGTTTATGTCGCGCTAGGTTCATGTGTAATTTTAGCTGGTGTTGCTGTCACACACGGTGGTGCATTGCAGGGCAGCTTTTATGCATTGAAAGCCCACTGTGCAAGAAGAACGGTCTTAGCGAACCAACAAGTGGTTCGATGGTTACTAGGACAATGGTATTCTTAGCTCATGAGGGTTCAAGTCCTAGATTTTACCTTAGTGCTCGCATTTTACTGGATTTATTCCAGGAGACGTTTCTATCGACTATGAAGACGTCTATGGCGACTATCAATCTTAAGATGATGTGTCAGCTCaatctctcgaaggtgctcatatgGATAGGATATATGTGCGTGTATTCATAAGGGTGAGCGTGTGTGCTCATGTATAAGTGTTTGTGTCTGCAGTGTGTTAAAAAAATAACGGTCTTACGAGCCCCTTGTTATCTCGCCAAAGGTGGTCTTGATTCCATTTTTATGTGGAGTAGACAAAGGTGGTCTTGGTAAACAAATGTGCTTAAACTTACAATTTGGTATAGCAATCGCACAAAGTGACTCAAAGACTGAACTTCTCAGGCGTTGTGTACACGTATGATGTGTCCCTATGGATGTGTCAGCTCTAGTAATCCTAATCTGGCGAATTCCCATTCGTAtgagtttctttttcttttaccGACCAATCCCAAAAGTTGGCTCAGAATCTcatatttttttaaaataaagCAGGTAGCCGGTTCGGATTGAACATGTGACTGAATGCAAAGAAATAAAATTTATCTTATTTATTGCTTTGGAAAACTTGAATCTCGCCTTCCAAAAAACAGCAATTCAATACCGGTGTAGATTTTAGCAATAAAGTACAATTTTAATTTAGCCATATTTCTTTCAATTTTGCATCATAAAACCCTGATTTGGCATAAAAATGTAacgaaattcaaattcaaatttggcTCTAGAGGACCATGGTTAGAAATGAACACCACAAGTCAGAGCAATGTTGCTTGCCAAACCAATGTTTTGATAGAAACCTTCTAAGTCATTAATTAAGCCAGCCAAATACAGTAAGCTGAAGCTTGATACAGTGGTACAAAGCTGCCAGGCGTGAAAATAAATAGGCGATACATCATAGATAAGACAACTTGGAGCAAATAAAATAGAACACTGGTTTTAGCCAATTTGGAGCAAATAAACCGACGAATAATTATGCTCCCTCTCTAAACACTTTTGTGTGGCACTGATCTTCTTCTCAACTCTATCAATGCTCCCTTAAGAAAACTCTACCAATGCTAGCATCAATGTTTAAGCTATCTCAGCTTTTGCCCGGTTTTCCTCTAATTAACCAGGCAAGTTCTCTTCTTAATTCATGAAAATGTGTGTCTTGCCCATTTCAAAAATAGAAGTTAAAGCTATCGCCTATTCTTGCACCTCCTCTTTGCATTTACAGTGCTTGACCCGAGCAGAAAACCTGTAGGTGCTACAATCCAGCGATTGACCACCAAAAACAAACCCAAGGTGCATCTTCGACATGACATGACCACCCAGCATTCCATGTCTGTTCCAAGCGTTAAAACCAATCCTTGGGTAAGCGCAATGTTGTATTTGCATGTGTCGCATAAAACCTTCTAACTCGCCATCCCTGCTCGCCTGATGGGGTCTTGGAAGTATTGAAGGGATATGAGAAGTGCCTCCTGAAAATGGTTGCTTACTCTCAGCAAATAGCCTACATAAAGAATAAGCTCACAAGCTCTCGAGTGACACATACCTCTGTCCTTATTGTTCTGCTACCTTGGTTGGGGCATGTATTCAAATAACATGGGAATACATCATTTGCACCTTTGCCCTGTCAGAGGAATGTGTCACTTTAATACTACGAACAACAATAGTACAAACACTAATCGATGACGAATCAGATCTCATCCAATGGAAACAACCTTTTAGTATTTTTATTCAATCATATAAAAAAATACATGCCATGACGATAACTCGCTATCATACAAGTGATCAGGTTGCACAATATGATTGGACAATATAGAGACATGTCTGACGACAAAAGTAAATATCAGAATAAATATAGGAAACTGTAAAATGCAACCATACATTCAGATTTGGGTCCTCTTCGATGCTTTCTTCCAGACCAGCCAGTCCACCAAACGCAATTAAAAGGTGCCTGTGCAATGAAAAGCACATTTTTACTAACAGCACAGACTCCCGCAGTAGAGACTTCATAGATGTTGCAGGTTCTAAGCATAACTCGTAGGTTTGGAATGTGGAAACCATATGAGTACAACAAGGGTTTCTGATCATGGGAACCAGAAGACAAAAAAACAGAACCTGGCGATTTCATGTTAACTACGCTACAACCAGTTCAGGGCTTTAAGCTTTTGAGTTTTGATTGTTTCAGAATTAACATATCATAGAAACAACTATTTATTTACCTGTGCAGTTTAGGGGTGCTTAGATAGTGAACGAGGCCCTCTAAAAAATCAAAGAGGATGACATGGTTCGGTTTACAGGCCAGTAACCGCCAGTTTAACAAACCCTGAATACAGACCAGGAATCAATATAAAAAGGTTTTACTAACATGTATTAGTTCATCATTCCAAGTGAATGTTCAACAATCATCATTGCATTGGTCAAAACGTTTTGTCTGCTTTGAACCGATCAACCCAAAAAAAATTGTTTGTTGTTGCTGTGCTAAAAAAGAATCCAGCCATGGTGAGGTACAGACGGGGATTGGGACTTGGGACTTCAGGCACAAAAGAGGTGCACAATTTATTTGTTCAGCAAACTGGTGTTTTTGTGTAACTTCTCCCAGATAACccaatttaaaaaaaatgaaattatCCGCCATTTTATTTGTTGAACTGTTATAGTTTATGTCTGCTCCAGTTATACCTCAAAATTATGAATAGGAAATTAATAAGCTTCATAGATCCTAACACCATATCATCTAGGAAGAGAAATTTACACATTGAGACAACCAAATCTGttgttttgttgttgttgttattattattattattattactactactattattattattattactattattattactattactattactactattattattattattattatcatcAAGAAGGTGGTCCAAATACCTGAATGAAGGTAAGATTAGCTCAGATGAAATAATGGTTTCGCCATGCTCTGAAGTGCCAATGATATGATCATATCCTTCCTAGAAGTGGTGAAAATAGTAAGTAATGATAAAATAAATTCGGCATTGGCATTATAACAGCCTTACAAGCAGTACCTTGTATGGTGAATCATTGATAACACCACTTAAATTTGAAGCATACCGGACTTTATAGCCCCAATATGATCCCATTTCTTCGCTGGGTGAGGACTGGGGAACGACTTTCCTTACACAAGCTAGATGTTCATACCGAAGTTACAATCAAATGGCAAAATGACACAAGTACAGTTTACGTTACTCAAAAAACAACTAGATGGGAAGAGAAAGATGTATGCCAAAGGTAGACCACAGGTATGATAAAATGGAGTCTAGATTAAATATATTTGGCACTGAAAAACGAAATGGCTCTGGTTCCCCAATATATATATTCAAAATGGAATGTGACTGGCCCAAGTGGGTGCAATAAGAACATGTGGTGAGCTCAAAATTAATATATGGAAAATTTGTACAAATTGTGAACCAATACTAGTGGTACTTAAACATGATATCTATATTACACAAAAGATTCCTAAATTCTACAAGTATTACCAAAATTTTACACAGAACATCAACATAACCATGTGTATTGCCTGGAGTAAATGAAACGGTCATTTACCTGGTGTAAGGTCTCTGTTGGTTCCCATGGCTACAGTTACCCTTTTTCCTTGTTCTACGATTTGCTCAACCAGAACGTTCTGCAGAATTTTGATAACTAGAATTAATTCCAAAtccatcagatcaagatggtCAGATATTTGTCTAGAGGCAATTTAGGTGTAGAACTGTGGATGAGACGGTATGCATTCTGGAATTTTGTTTAATATTTTAATAATAAATCAAGGGTCGTCCAAAGGAAGACATGCAGACATTTTGTTTAGTACGTGAAGCAACAGAATTACATGTTCTATCATGGGTCTGCCATGGGCCATGAAGAGAGGGGGATAATCCATATCAAGTTAGATATATTGTTTCCGTCAAATAACTTGTACAGAGTGGGGTATTTACTAGTTTGCCACAATGGTAAAAATCGGTTAACTCTGTACATGAATACATCAATCATAGATCATAATTTAAATTTCAACAAAACCCTTTTCTCAAACATGTGCAGGAGAACAAAATGAGCATATAAGAGTACCATACACACCTGACTTAACCCAACATCAACAAGTGTACCCTTTGAACGATCCCCACCCAATGTTACACCTGTCGAAGTTCAGTATACTGTAAGCATCATGTCGAATCATACATGTGGAACATAAGCTGTGATAGAACATCATTCGATATGACATAGCTGATCTTTAACAAAAGTTAGAGATATATAACAGAAGCAGCATTTGCTGAAGCAAATAATTCTACACACATAACCATCTTACCGAGTACCTACCAGAACAAAAGCCAAACAAAGTATTCCCTCAATGACATGACTGATAGAGTTCAAAATACAATAAGTAACAATCGAACACTGGAATAAAGCTATCCAAGTTACGAAAAGAAGGATAAGTGCAAGACTTACATGGCTGCACCCCTAATTTATGAAATGCTTAGTTGTGGTCAATTGGCCATATATATCACAGGAGCCACGACAAATTGCCAAATTCATGTTTTACTATCAAAGTGCTCTCTGAATAAACTGAAACTCCATTTCATGTTGTGACCACATACCACAGCAACAGAAATTGAGACCAATGACAGcacaaaagagagagagagagagatatgcCACCTTCACGAAATTCAGACCACTCATGCTTGCGCACATGGTGCGGCGCGTCCAGCGGTGGAAGCAACCCCTGCATACCACAAGCAGCACGGCGGAATTAGCAGCCTCAAGAAATCCCCACCTATCAAGCAACCACCACCTTCTCAAAAATTCTCACCACATATTTAAAGTTCTTGTGCATTGGGAAGAGACGGCGGCGCAGGTACTGCGGCGTTTCCAGATACTCCAGTATGCGGACAAGGAACCGTGCACCgctctcctcttcctcttcggcgCCACCGCCGTTCTCCGCCGCTGGACTGCTGTCGAAGACGACAATCTCGTCGATGCGGAATACGGCCGCCGCACGGGCTATCTGACCGGCCAGCTGAAACAGGAGAGGCGCGCTCTTATTAGCATCCCTAGTGTAAGAAATGCAAGGTACAGGGAAGGCGATAGGGGACGGGATTACTGACGAGGGTGGCGAGCTCGAGAGACTGGGCGTTGTCGATGACGGAGCCTGCGACGGCGATGCTCACCGTCGGCCTCCGCTTCGGATccgccttctcctcctcctccgcgtgcttcttcttcttcttcttgtggACGGCTTCCTCCTCGGCCGTCGCGGGCTCGCCGCCGAGGTGCTCCGCGGTTTCTTTGCGCTTGCTTTTCTTCTCCTTCTTGTCCTTGTGCCGGGACTTCTTGGCGGCGGCTGCCTCCGCGCATGCCGGattcatggcggcggcggcggcggcggtcggccgGGATGGATTTGTGGGGTTTGGGGTTTTTTTTCTTAGGGAGAACGGGCTCGGCAAAGGGTTTTGGGGAGTGGCTTCCACCCGTGCGTGTCGGCCCAAGACCAGGCCACCGGGCCCGAGCCGGCGGCCTATAACCAGGGAACTGTTTTCCCTTTTTACCTGTGCCCATGAccttgtctcaaaaaaaaaacatGTGACCATGACCGGGGAACCAATAATTCGCACCGAATTTGGAAATCACCAGTTATACTCTTATTCCAAAAAAGGTAAATCGGTTTTCTTAAACACCTATTACAATATAGGCACATACGCACACATCGTCTATTAAAGACAGGTCACCACGGGTGACTCACTAGCGATGTAAATCTCGCCTTCCACACCAAAGCGTTAAACTTGGGGTTTAAACTCTGGCGGGTTGGGGCTACCACTGCCCACCTAACCGTCTAACCACTTATTGGT
This genomic window contains:
- the LOC109767528 gene encoding uncharacterized protein encodes the protein MNPACAEAAAAKKSRHKDKKEKKSKRKETAEHLGGEPATAEEEAVHKKKKKKHAEEEEKADPKRRPTVSIAVAGSVIDNAQSLELATLLAGQIARAAAVFRIDEIVVFDSSPAAENGGGAEEEEESGARFLVRILEYLETPQYLRRRLFPMHKNFKYVGLLPPLDAPHHVRKHEWSEFREGVTLGGDRSKGTLVDVGLSQNVLVEQIVEQGKRVTVAMGTNRDLTPACVRKVVPQSSPSEEMGSYWGYKVRYASNLSGVINDSPYKEGYDHIIGTSEHGETIISSELILPSFRHLLIAFGGLAGLEESIEEDPNLNGKGANDVFPCYLNTCPNQGSRTIRTEEALLISLQYFQDPIRRAGMAS